The Athene noctua chromosome 3, bAthNoc1.hap1.1, whole genome shotgun sequence genome includes a region encoding these proteins:
- the LOC141958744 gene encoding interleukin-2 receptor subunit alpha-like, which yields MWLLFGSIKGNKPEKCPTLPRTEFADITAEMYPLGTRLYYECDSGYKRRSGQYSGIRCQSEKEGASWVYKKFECIVHVTSPIDEKILLSTAPMTEVDFTQKPETKPQSPAPQKRENFSEFRQKDFCGPPKTIPHASLSLNKQYYVGQVLHFKCQSGYNKQPPTSGTLRCKKLNGTIIWTHLDMRCTNDSDEWPPQTIEPDPSASPWCPVQSAPDTTDPSFSSSVILPVTAIFFVLPVIPAVFV from the exons AAAAATGCCCAACTCTTCCAAGGACCGAATTTGCTGATATTACTGCTGAAATGTATCCACTGGGGACCAGACTCTATTATGAATGTGACAGTGGCTACAAGAGAAGAAGTGGTCAGTACTCGGGAATTCGGTGTCAGAGTGAAAAGGAGGGTGCTTCTTGGGTCTACAAGAAATTTGAATGCATTG TGCATGTAACTTCTCCCATAGATGAGAAAATTTTGTTGTCAACGGCTCCCATGACAGAGGTAGATTTTACACAGAagccagaaacaaaaccacagagcCCTGCACctcagaaaagagaaaacttttcaGAATTTCGCCAGAAAG ATTTTTGTGGTCCACCCAAGACAATTCCACATGCCTCTTTAAGCCTGAACAAACAGTATTACGTGGGACAAGTATTACATTTCAAATGTCAAAGTGGTTACAATAAGCAGCCCCCCACCTCTGGCACCCTCAGGTGCAAGAAGCTGAATGGCACAATCATCTGGACCCACCTTGACATGCGATGCACCAATGACAGTGACGAGTGGCCACCACAGACTATTGAGCCAG ATCCATCTGCTTCCCCGTGGTGCCCGGTTCAGAGTGCTCCAG ATACGACTGATCCATCCTTTTCTTCATCTGTGATACTGCCAGTGACAG CTATCTTTTTCGTTCTGCCTGTCATTCCTGCTGTCTTTGTGTGA
- the LOC141958745 gene encoding endonuclease domain-containing 1 protein-like, with amino-acid sequence MLLLLLLHISASCLWLGRSEVVTSFESSCPQFFFRETPPNKALEPESPAWICQRYKTQYYFATLYDRIRRIPVYSAYLYQPGPGKRPKTWLVEPQLMGPIYPKTMEREYTLLNRFSVSLEQLSRSQAILQDYKNLTGLNRGHLNPSSHHSDPNSRTATFTLTNIVPQDEKLNGGAWNNYEQQTMIRSTKGCNTTYVIVGAVPGNNYIAKGRVNKPSHIWSGACCEVDTNHRKTWAVIAENDKNMVQLLTLGELEDVLTHLYGRDQVSLFDSSCPR; translated from the exons atgctgttgctgctgctgctgcacatctCAGCGAGCTGCCTCTGGCTGGGACGTAGCGAGGTGGTGACATCCTTTGAAAGTTCATGCCCTCAGTTTTTCTTCCGGGAAACCCCGCCAAATAAAGCCCTGGAGCCGGAGAGCCCAGCCTGGATCTGCCAGCGTTACAAGACGCAGTACTACTTTGCCACCCTGTACGACAGGATCAGGCGTATTCCTGTGTACTCTGCTTACCTCTACCAGCCTGGACCTGGCAAGAGACCTAAAACGTGGCTGGTTGAGCCCCAG CTAATGGGTCCAATTTATCCCAAAACTATGGAGAGAGAGTACACCCTCTTAAATCGTTTCAGCGTCAGCTTGGAGCAACTCAGTAGGAGCCAGGCTATCCTTCAAGACTACAAGAACCTGACGGGTTTGAACCGTGGCCATTTGAACCCCAGCAGCCATCACTCCGACCCCAACAGCAGGACGGCTACCTTCACCCTCACCAACATAGTGCCCCAGGATGAGAAACTCAACGGTGGCGCCTGGAACAACTATGAGCAGCAAACGATGATCAGGAGCACCAAGGGCTGTAACACCACCTACGTCATTGTGGGTGCCGTGCCCGGGAACAACTATATCGCCAAGGGGAGGGTTAATAAACCCAGCCACATCTGGTCGGGTGCCTGCTGTGAGGTGGACACCAACCACAGGAAGACTTGGGCGGTCATTGCTGAGAATGACAAGAACATGGTCCAGCTCCTCACACTGGGGGAGCTGGAGGACGTGTTGACCCACCTCTACGGGAGGGACCAGGTTTCCCTGTTTGACAGCAGCTGTCCCCGGTAA